In Dendropsophus ebraccatus isolate aDenEbr1 chromosome 14, aDenEbr1.pat, whole genome shotgun sequence, the following proteins share a genomic window:
- the IFT52 gene encoding intraflagellar transport protein 52 homolog — protein sequence MQRGGFGGKMGVSRQVASENQENRSTILFNVSKNESGGYKSLQKRLRASWKIQSLKEDITAEKLSGVRLWITAGPRDKFTAAEFDALKQFLEKGGDILVMLGEGGEAKYDTNINFLLEEYGIMVNTDAVVRNVYYKYFHPKEALISNGVLNREINRAAGKNISAVTDDEGEGNNSQGLTFVYPFGATLNVMKPAVAVLSTGSVSFPLNRPVMAFYHSKPHGGKLAVVGSCHMFNDQYLDKEENAKILDVLMQWLTTNDIQLNQIDAEAPEVSDYTMIPDTNKLSQQLRVCLQEGDENPRDFTTLFDMSIYQLDTSSLSKVIKAYKELNVKHETLQLIQPQFEAPLPALQPAVFPPSFREPPAPALELFDLDENFSSEKSRLAQITNRCTEDDLEFYVRKCGDILGVTGSLPKEEQDAKHILQHIFFQVVEFKKLNQEHDLDTSETGFQSS from the exons ATGCAACGCGGAGGCTTCGGGGGAAAGATGGGGGTCAGCAGGCAG GTAGCATCCGAGAATCAAGAGAATCGATCCACCATCTTGTTTAATGTATCAAAGAATGAGAGCGGCGGGTACAAGTCTCTACAGAAAAGACTGCGGGCCAGCTGGAAAATACAAAG tTTGAAAGAAGACATTACAGCTGAGAAGTTGTCAGGTGTCAGACTGTGGATCACTGCTGGACCCAGAGACAAGTTCACCGCAGCCGAG TTTGACGCTCTGAAGCAGTTTCTAGAGAAAGGTGGAGACATCCTGGTTATGCTGGGAGAGGGTGGAGAGGCCAAATACGACACCAATATCAACTTCTTGCTGGAAGAATATGGCATAATGGTGAATACTG ATGCGGTGGTGAGAAACGTTTACTACAAGTACTTCCACCCCAAGGAGGCGCTCATTTCCAATGGAGTATTGAACCG GGAGATCAATAGAGCGGCTGGAAAGAACATCTCAGCGGTCACTGATGATGAAGGTGAAGGGAACAACTCACA GGGTTTGACCTTTGTTTACCCATTTGGTGCCACGCTTAACGTTATGAAGCCTGCAGTGGCTGTCCTGTCCACGGGGTCAGTGAGTTTCCCGCTGAACAGACCGGTCATGGCGTTCTATCATTCTAAG CCACATGGAGGTAAACTGGCTGTGGTCGGATCATGTCACATGTTCAACGATCAGTACCTGGATAAGGAAGAAAATGCCAAGATTCTG GATGTTCTCATGCAGTGGCTCACTACTAATGATATCCAGCTAAACCAGATCGATGCCGAAGCCCCAGAG GTTTCCGATTACACCATGATCCCCGACACCAACAAATTATCCCAACAGCTGCGGGTTTGTCTGCAGGAAGGAGATGAAAATCCTCGGGATTTCACCACCTTGTTTGACATGAGCATCTACCAGCTGGATACTTCTTCTCTATCCAAAGTCATAAA AGCCTATAAGGAGCTGAATGTGAAGCATGAGACCCTGCAGCTCATCCAGCCACAGTTTGAGGCTCCGCTCCCGGCGCTCCAGCCTGCT GTATTCCCTCCATCGTTTCGGGAACCTCCCGCTCCGGCCCTCGAACTGTTTGATTTGGATGAGAATTTCTCTTCTGAAAAATCCCGTCTTGCTCAGATAACCAATCGCT GCACAGAGGATGACCTGGAGTTCTATGTACGGAAGTGTGGAGATATCTTGGGGGTAACTGGAAGTCTACCAAAGGAAGAACAAGACGCCAAACACATTCTCCAACACATATTTTTCCAAGTCGTTGAATTCAAGAAACTTAATCAG GAACATGACTTGGATACCAGCGAGACAGGTTTCCAGAGCAGCTGA